AATTCTCTATCATCGTCAACCCTATGATGAAGTAATGGATGACGACGGCGTAATTCATTATAAAGCCAAGCAAAGCCCAAACGGAATTGTTCCCACCTTAAAAGGATTCTTTTCTAATGTGAATCAAGGCACCTGGGTAGCTTGGAAAGCAGTGAATCAAGTTGATCAAGCTAACTTCAAAGAAAGAGTTGCCGTTGATGAAATTGAAGATGGTGGTAACTATAATGTTCGTCGCATTCCTTTAACAGAAAAACAAGTAGAGGATTTCTATCATATTACGTCAAAAGAAGCCTTTTGGCCGATCCTGCACTCATTTCCTTATCACTTTACCTACGAAACCTCTAACTGGGAAAACTTTAAAGAAGTAAACCGTTTATTCGCCAAAGCCGCCTGTGAAGAAGCAACAGATGATGCTTTAATTTGGGTACATGACTATAACCTGTGGCTTGCTCCCTATTATATTCGCGAACTGAAACCCAACGCACAAATTGCCTTTTTCCATCACACCCCATTCCCCTCGGTAGATATCTTTAACATTCTTCCCTGGCGTGAGGAAATTGTCGATAGTCTGCTTTGTTGTAATATCGTTGGCTTTCATATTCCTCGCTATTCCGAAAACTTTGTCAATGTTGCCCGAAGTTTACGTAAGGTAGAAGTAGTGGAACAAGACTCGGTTCCTGAACATATTACCCCAGTGGGAACAGCTTTAGCCGAACCAGAAATGACGACAAAATTACGGTGGAATAACCGCATTGT
This window of the Euhalothece natronophila Z-M001 genome carries:
- the ggpS gene encoding glucosylglycerol-phosphate synthase, giving the protein MKSSLVILYHRQPYDEVMDDDGVIHYKAKQSPNGIVPTLKGFFSNVNQGTWVAWKAVNQVDQANFKERVAVDEIEDGGNYNVRRIPLTEKQVEDFYHITSKEAFWPILHSFPYHFTYETSNWENFKEVNRLFAKAACEEATDDALIWVHDYNLWLAPYYIRELKPNAQIAFFHHTPFPSVDIFNILPWREEIVDSLLCCNIVGFHIPRYSENFVNVARSLRKVEVVEQDSVPEHITPVGTALAEPEMTTKLRWNNRIVNIDAFPVGTNPQHITNTLHKEETEQRYQEILERLQGRKLIISAGRVDYVKGVREMLEAYGRLLERRPNLQGKVNMMVTCVSPASGMRVYETAQNLIEQLVGQINGQFATLEWIPIMLFTQPIPFADLMCYYRAADVCWTTPLRDGLNLVAKEYVIAREGKGGNLILSEFVGAAVELPEAILTNPYSMDRMDDAIDKALDMPQAEQEQRMQKMYKTVTQYDVAYWGDRLFNKFQEVQKEMEQKATTL